A window of the Blattabacterium cuenoti genome harbors these coding sequences:
- the rplT gene encoding 50S ribosomal protein L20 codes for MPRSTNAVSSRRKRKKILKLAKGFYGARSRVYTVAKNAVEKSFVYAFSGRKRKKRNFRSLWIQRINAGVRQYGKSYSEFMSKLSKRKIKMNRKILSYISMNDPNVFKKMVDDVYSQ; via the coding sequence ATGCCTAGATCTACAAATGCCGTTTCCTCTAGACGAAAACGTAAAAAAATACTTAAATTAGCCAAAGGGTTTTATGGTGCCAGGAGTAGAGTTTATACAGTTGCTAAAAATGCTGTAGAAAAGTCTTTTGTTTATGCTTTTTCAGGAAGAAAAAGAAAAAAAAGAAATTTCAGATCTCTTTGGATTCAACGGATCAATGCTGGGGTTCGTCAGTATGGAAAATCCTATTCTGAATTTATGAGTAAATTATCCAAAAGAAAAATTAAAATGAATAGAAAGATTCTTTCATATATATCTATGAATGATCCTAATGTTTTCAAAAAAATGGTAGATGACGTTTATTCACAATGA
- the infC gene encoding translation initiation factor IF-3, whose product MHRPLPQKKEKHRINESIINTQKVRLVGDSSIENGIYSIEKALQFSRERELDLVEINPKLTPPVCKILDYKKFLYEQKKRKKQFKAKQIKVNTKEIRFGPQIGDHDGKVKIKSAEKFLMRGDKVKVFVFFKGRSIVYKDQGKIKLLKFAEEIEEFGKVEQMPVMEGKRMYMILAPKKF is encoded by the coding sequence ATGCACCGACCATTACCGCAAAAAAAAGAAAAACATCGTATCAATGAAAGTATTATCAATACTCAAAAAGTTCGTTTAGTCGGTGACTCTTCCATAGAAAATGGAATTTATTCTATAGAAAAAGCTCTTCAATTTTCTAGAGAAAGAGAACTAGATTTGGTTGAAATTAATCCTAAATTAACTCCTCCAGTGTGTAAAATACTGGATTACAAAAAGTTTTTATATGAACAAAAAAAAAGAAAAAAACAATTTAAAGCAAAACAAATTAAAGTAAATACCAAAGAAATTAGATTTGGTCCTCAAATTGGAGATCATGATGGAAAAGTGAAAATTAAAAGTGCAGAGAAATTTTTAATGCGTGGAGATAAAGTGAAAGTATTTGTTTTTTTTAAAGGACGTTCTATAGTATACAAAGATCAAGGAAAAATTAAATTATTAAAGTTTGCAGAAGAAATTGAGGAATTCGGAAAAGTAGAGCAAATGCCGGTAATGGAAGGAAAGAGAATGTATATGATATTAGCTCCAAAAAAATTTTAA
- the glpK gene encoding glycerol kinase GlpK gives MFMKKYVLSLDQGTTSSRAIIFDKIGNIISVAQREFTQIYPHPGWVEHNAEEIWSTQASVALEAILKANLEGENIVSIGITNQRETTVVWDKKTGEPIFNAIVWQDRRTFKYCDLLKKEGLTEMIRKKTGLIIDPYFSATKIRWILENVSGAKKKAHSGSLAFGTIDSWLIWNLTGKEIHVTDVTNASRTMLFNIHTLSWDQELIDLFNIPISMLPEVKSSSEIFGYTTGHILSHKIPISGIAGDQQAALFGQMCTKIGMVKNTYGTGCFMLMNVGDNPVFSQNNLITTVAWKIKNKVQYALEGSVFIAGAVVQWLRDGLGLLLSSNEAEILASSVDNTEGLYMVPAFSGLGAPYWDQKARGIIVGITRGTSSAHLVRAALESIAFQNMDVLKAMEADSGISIKELRVDGGATVNKLLMQFQSDILNVKVVKSKISELTAAGAAYLAGLAVNYWSSLEDIQDKWQLEQVFEPKGMPSRLERIQGWKRAIKTTRSWSNQIK, from the coding sequence ATGTTTATGAAAAAATATGTGCTATCATTAGATCAGGGAACTACCAGTTCGAGAGCTATTATTTTTGATAAAATTGGAAATATTATTTCTGTAGCTCAACGAGAGTTTACACAAATTTATCCTCATCCTGGATGGGTAGAACACAACGCAGAAGAAATATGGTCAACGCAAGCTTCTGTGGCTTTAGAAGCTATTTTAAAGGCCAATTTAGAAGGAGAAAATATTGTATCAATAGGAATTACTAATCAAAGAGAAACCACTGTTGTGTGGGATAAAAAAACGGGAGAACCTATTTTTAATGCTATAGTATGGCAAGATAGACGTACATTTAAATATTGTGATCTTCTTAAAAAAGAAGGATTAACCGAAATGATTCGAAAAAAAACAGGTTTAATTATAGATCCTTATTTTTCCGCTACAAAAATTAGATGGATATTAGAAAATGTTTCTGGAGCTAAGAAAAAAGCTCATTCTGGATCTTTAGCATTTGGAACTATAGATTCATGGTTAATATGGAATTTAACCGGTAAAGAAATTCATGTAACAGATGTGACTAATGCTTCTCGTACTATGTTATTTAATATTCATACACTTAGTTGGGATCAAGAGTTAATAGATTTATTTAACATTCCAATTTCTATGCTTCCAGAAGTAAAATCATCTAGTGAAATTTTTGGTTATACAACAGGACATATTTTATCACATAAAATTCCTATATCTGGGATTGCAGGAGACCAACAAGCCGCTCTTTTTGGGCAAATGTGTACTAAAATTGGTATGGTAAAAAATACTTATGGAACAGGATGTTTTATGTTAATGAATGTAGGAGATAATCCTGTTTTTTCCCAAAACAATTTAATTACTACTGTAGCTTGGAAAATAAAAAATAAAGTTCAATATGCATTGGAAGGAAGTGTTTTTATAGCAGGAGCGGTTGTTCAATGGCTGAGAGATGGCCTGGGGCTCCTTTTATCTTCCAATGAAGCGGAAATATTAGCTTCTTCTGTAGATAACACGGAAGGTTTATATATGGTTCCCGCTTTTTCCGGTTTAGGAGCTCCCTATTGGGATCAAAAAGCAAGAGGAATTATTGTAGGCATAACAAGGGGGACTTCTTCTGCTCATCTTGTTAGAGCGGCATTAGAAAGTATTGCTTTTCAAAATATGGATGTGTTGAAAGCTATGGAAGCAGATTCTGGTATTTCTATAAAAGAACTCCGTGTAGATGGAGGAGCTACGGTGAATAAATTATTAATGCAGTTTCAATCTGATATTTTGAATGTAAAAGTTGTAAAATCTAAAATTTCTGAGCTTACAGCTGCTGGAGCGGCTTATTTAGCTGGATTAGCTGTAAATTATTGGAGTAGTCTTGAAGATATTCAAGATAAATGGCAATTAGAACAAGTTTTCGAACCAAAAGGAATGCCTAGTAGATTAGAAAGAATTCAAGGTTGGAAAAGAGCGATTAAAACAACTCGTTCTTGGTCCAATCAAATAAAATAA
- a CDS encoding glycerol-3-phosphate dehydrogenase/oxidase: protein MMKGFLNRDRFLNILENVNIWDVVIIGGGATGLGIALDSSSRGYKTLLLEQSDFSKATSSRSTKLVHGGIRYLAQGNIRLVYEALQERGFLLRNAPHLVKKQKFIIPVFNWKMGIMYWTGLKLYEWLSGSLSFGKSKFLSKYEIVRNFPEIRSEELKGGIVYYDGQFDDARLAINLAQTCVQKGGTLLNYFQVKSLLKKVGNKISGVVACDLETQKKYSIYSKIVINATGVFSDSISRMDESACPIFIKPSQGTHIVLDKSFFSSSNAIVIPKTTDGRVLFCVPWYDHVLVGTTDTFLEKSVLEPKPLEEEIDFILQTFNRYFVLHTKKSDILSAFSGLRPLFVPNNSYSTKTKDISRSHKLMISSSGLISVIGGKWTTYRKMAEDTVNKAIEIGKLNKMPSVTKNLKIYGSYSSYKSQNYHWNKYGEDEYHIKTLIDKNPLLGVSLISKDSSYYYYTEAEVVWMVRYEMARTIEDVLARRFRLLFLNAKKAIDIAPRVAALMAKELSRDEKWEKSQVAGFKKLAMQYYYPAV, encoded by the coding sequence ATGATGAAAGGTTTTTTAAATAGAGATAGGTTTTTGAACATTTTAGAAAATGTAAATATTTGGGATGTTGTTATTATTGGGGGAGGAGCTACAGGATTAGGAATAGCTTTAGATTCTTCCTCAAGAGGATATAAAACTCTTTTATTAGAACAGTCTGATTTTTCTAAAGCTACTTCTAGTCGAAGTACGAAATTAGTTCATGGAGGAATACGATATTTAGCTCAAGGAAATATAAGATTAGTTTATGAAGCATTACAAGAAAGAGGTTTCTTACTAAGAAATGCTCCTCATTTAGTAAAAAAACAAAAATTCATTATTCCAGTTTTTAATTGGAAAATGGGAATTATGTATTGGACTGGTTTAAAATTGTATGAATGGTTATCTGGTTCTTTAAGTTTTGGTAAGTCCAAATTTTTATCAAAATATGAAATAGTTAGAAATTTTCCAGAAATTAGAAGCGAAGAATTAAAAGGAGGGATTGTATATTATGATGGACAATTTGATGATGCTCGTTTAGCTATAAATTTAGCACAGACATGTGTTCAAAAAGGTGGAACATTGTTAAATTATTTTCAAGTTAAAAGTTTACTTAAAAAAGTTGGAAATAAAATTTCTGGAGTTGTAGCTTGTGATCTTGAAACTCAAAAAAAATATTCTATTTATTCAAAAATAGTTATAAACGCTACTGGTGTTTTTTCTGATTCTATTTCAAGAATGGATGAATCTGCATGTCCTATTTTTATCAAGCCAAGTCAAGGAACACATATTGTATTAGATAAATCTTTTTTCAGTAGTTCAAATGCTATAGTTATTCCAAAAACTACGGATGGGAGAGTCTTATTTTGTGTTCCATGGTATGATCATGTTTTAGTAGGAACTACAGATACTTTTTTGGAAAAAAGTGTTCTTGAACCAAAACCTTTAGAGGAAGAAATCGATTTTATATTACAAACTTTTAATAGATATTTTGTGCTTCATACAAAAAAAAGTGATATATTGAGTGCATTTTCTGGATTAAGGCCTCTTTTTGTTCCTAATAATTCTTATTCTACTAAAACTAAAGATATTTCTAGATCTCATAAACTTATGATTAGTTCTTCTGGATTAATTAGTGTTATAGGTGGAAAATGGACTACATATAGAAAAATGGCTGAAGATACTGTAAATAAAGCGATTGAAATAGGAAAATTAAATAAAATGCCTTCTGTTACAAAGAATCTTAAAATTTATGGATCCTATTCTTCATATAAAAGTCAGAATTATCATTGGAATAAATATGGAGAAGATGAATATCATATAAAAACATTAATTGATAAAAATCCATTGCTAGGAGTTTCATTAATTTCAAAAGATTCTTCTTATTATTATTATACCGAAGCAGAAGTAGTTTGGATGGTCCGTTATGAAATGGCGAGAACAATTGAAGATGTTTTGGCAAGAAGGTTCCGTTTATTATTTTTAAATGCTAAAAAAGCAATAGATATAGCACCCAGAGTCGCTGCATTAATGGCTAAAGAACTTTCTAGAGATGAAAAGTGGGAAAAATCACAAGTAGCGGGGTTCAAAAAGTTAGCTATGCAATACTATTATCCAGCAGTTTGA
- the thrS gene encoding threonine--tRNA ligase, with protein sequence MDKDKLVPILKEDSNKINKNRDHRNIGKKLKFFVFSDRVGTGLPLWLPRGTILRKNLEEFLTDVQRKSGYEMVISPHIGHKKLYVRSGHWSKYGKNNFKPIHTPRKEEEFLLKPMNCPHHCEIYRSQEWSYRDLPKRFAEFGTVYRYEQSGELHGLTRVRCFTQDDAHIFCTYDQLLEEFKKVINLVVYVFRSLGFFTYTVRISLRDPKKIDDYIGSETNWEKAEKAILQVVKEENIEASVNYGDAAFYGPKLDFLIKDTIGRSWQLGTIQVDYNLPERFDLYYKGRNNKKCRPVMIHRAPFGSLERIIAIMIEHTEGNLPLWLVPDQVVILPISDKYVVYAKKILNLMLNYNIRVFIDNRNEKINKKIRDSEENKIPYMIILGKKEEKNEMMSLRRHGLGHIGIFSISNGIESIFNETNLKTIKLF encoded by the coding sequence ATGGATAAAGATAAGTTAGTTCCTATTTTAAAAGAAGACTCTAATAAAATTAATAAAAATAGAGATCATAGAAATATAGGGAAAAAACTAAAATTTTTTGTTTTTTCTGATCGAGTAGGAACTGGATTGCCTTTATGGTTGCCCAGAGGAACAATTTTAAGAAAGAATTTAGAAGAATTTTTAACTGATGTTCAAAGAAAATCAGGATACGAGATGGTCATCTCTCCACATATTGGTCATAAAAAATTGTATGTTAGGAGTGGTCATTGGAGCAAATATGGAAAAAATAATTTTAAACCTATTCACACTCCTCGTAAAGAAGAAGAGTTTCTTTTAAAACCTATGAATTGTCCTCATCATTGTGAGATTTATCGTTCTCAAGAATGGTCCTATCGTGATCTTCCTAAACGTTTTGCAGAGTTTGGAACAGTATATCGTTATGAACAAAGCGGAGAACTTCATGGATTAACTAGAGTTAGATGTTTTACTCAAGATGATGCTCATATTTTTTGTACTTATGATCAATTGTTAGAAGAATTTAAAAAAGTAATTAATTTAGTTGTTTATGTTTTTCGTTCTCTAGGTTTTTTTACATATACAGTTAGAATCTCTCTTAGAGACCCTAAAAAAATAGATGATTATATAGGATCAGAAACAAATTGGGAAAAAGCTGAGAAAGCGATACTACAAGTAGTAAAAGAAGAAAATATAGAAGCTTCTGTGAATTATGGGGATGCCGCTTTTTATGGCCCAAAATTAGATTTTCTTATTAAAGATACTATAGGAAGAAGTTGGCAACTTGGAACGATCCAAGTAGATTATAATTTGCCTGAAAGATTTGATTTATATTATAAAGGAAGAAATAACAAAAAATGTCGTCCAGTAATGATACATAGAGCGCCTTTTGGTTCATTAGAACGTATTATCGCCATTATGATAGAACATACGGAAGGAAATCTTCCATTATGGTTGGTTCCTGATCAAGTAGTCATACTTCCTATAAGTGATAAATATGTAGTTTATGCAAAAAAAATTTTAAATTTAATGTTGAATTACAATATTCGTGTATTTATTGATAATAGAAATGAGAAAATTAATAAAAAAATTAGGGATTCTGAAGAAAATAAGATTCCTTATATGATAATTTTGGGAAAAAAAGAGGAAAAAAATGAGATGATGTCATTACGACGTCATGGGTTAGGACACATAGGAATATTTTCTATTTCCAATGGAATAGAATCTATTTTTAATGAAACAAATTTAAAAACTATAAAACTATTTTAA
- the rpmI gene encoding 50S ribosomal protein L35 has translation MPKLKTKSGSKKRFKKTANGYIKRKHAFKRHLLTKKSKKKKRNLSLFTLLKKSDQKNIKIQF, from the coding sequence ATGCCTAAATTAAAAACGAAATCAGGATCTAAAAAAAGATTTAAAAAAACAGCGAATGGATATATCAAAAGAAAACATGCCTTCAAAAGGCATCTATTAACTAAAAAATCTAAAAAAAAAAAACGTAATCTTTCTCTATTCACTTTACTGAAAAAATCAGACCAAAAAAACATAAAAATTCAATTTTAG
- a CDS encoding MIP/aquaporin family protein — MTKIYAEIIGTMILVFLGNGVGANVILSKTKGHSKSGEWLTITIGWALAVFMGITVAAPYSGAHLNPCVTISFAIIGKFSWKMVPFYIFSQFIGAMLGSLFVWFLYKDHFFETQEKQEKLSVFVTIPSIKNLFSNFLSEVLATFIFIFISLYLSTEGTLFFKEGKYPIGLGSLGALPSALVVLGIVLSLGGATGAALNPARDLGPRIIYSIIPIPGKGKSNWDYALIPIFGPIVGSIIAATLYLFLSL, encoded by the coding sequence ATGACAAAAATATATGCAGAAATCATAGGAACAATGATTTTAGTATTTTTAGGAAATGGAGTGGGAGCAAATGTTATTTTATCAAAAACTAAAGGTCATAGCAAAAGTGGAGAATGGTTGACTATCACTATAGGATGGGCATTAGCTGTTTTTATGGGAATAACAGTGGCTGCTCCTTATAGTGGAGCTCATTTAAATCCATGTGTTACAATAAGTTTTGCCATAATTGGAAAATTTAGTTGGAAAATGGTTCCCTTTTATATTTTTTCTCAATTCATTGGAGCAATGTTAGGTTCTTTATTTGTATGGTTTTTATACAAGGATCATTTTTTTGAAACTCAAGAAAAACAAGAAAAATTATCTGTTTTTGTGACGATTCCTTCTATAAAAAATTTATTTTCTAATTTTTTAAGTGAAGTATTAGCTACTTTTATTTTTATATTCATTTCTTTATATCTTTCTACAGAAGGAACTCTTTTTTTTAAAGAGGGAAAGTATCCAATAGGATTGGGATCCTTAGGGGCACTTCCTTCCGCTTTGGTAGTGTTAGGAATTGTTTTATCTTTAGGAGGAGCTACAGGTGCGGCTCTAAATCCTGCTCGTGACCTAGGCCCAAGAATCATATATTCTATCATTCCTATTCCGGGAAAAGGAAAAAGTAATTGGGATTATGCTTTGATTCCAATATTTGGTCCTATAGTAGGAAGTATAATAGCAGCAACATTATATTTATTTTTATCATTATAA